CTCGTGGTGGGGGATGTTGTGGTGTACTCCCGGGCCTTGTCGGAATCGGGTGAACATGTCGACTTCATCAAGCCGGAGCCGCTGTTTTCAACCCGCTTTGGGAATGATGGAACGGTCCTTACCGTTGACAAATTTATTGGATCGGTAGACGGAAAAAGGGAGATCGGAGAGAGGCTGGGCGCCCCGATAGTCGACATGGAGAGCCTTTACATCGGAAGGATTGCGGCAGAGAAGGGCCTCCCGTGCATCGGAATTAGGGTCATATCGGACGACCTGGTTATGGAAATACCGAACCTTTCCGGATTGCTAAACAGGGAGGGAGAGGCGGAGATAGTGAGGGCTATAAGGTTTTTTATGAGTCATCCGGGGACGGTGGTTCCGCTGTTTTTTTTCTTGTATAATATGCGAAGGGCGACCCTAATACTTGACGGATATATCAGGGAAAACCTGCATTTGCTATGAAAAATAGATAAATTAAGAGAAATTATTTAAAATTATGTTGATATATTATAAAATTTAGTATATATTGTGAATAACTTGATGTTTTTAGTCCGATTCTGCAAAAATATTAGGCGATATAAGGCGTTTAGCACGTAGTGCCTTTTGTTGTTTTGTTATTTCTATTAAGGCAAATAACTGAAAGCCAATATATATTTTTTCTGATGCAGGGACAGAACAGAGAAAAGTATATAACAGATAAGTTTGAATTTGAAAGATGTATAAGTCATACTGGGGATTAATAGACGCTCCTTTCGAGAATGTTCCCGATCCGTCCTTTCTCTATGAATCCCCGCAGCACAAGGAGGCCCTTTCGAGGATGCTCTACGGCATCTCCCGAAGGAAGGGGTGTGTAATGCTTACGGGAGAGATCGGAAGCGGGAAGACCACCCTTTCCAGGACGCTCATCCAGCGTCTTCCGAGGGAAAATTTTGAAGTTGCGCTCATTGAGAATCCTAAATTGACCCCCCTACTCTTTATACAGGAGATTATATATCAATTTACCGGAGAGAATGTCGATCAGAAGAAGACAAACATGCTTCACCATTTGAACCGTATCCTTTACAAGAACGTCTCCGATGACAAGGAGTCCGTAATTGTCATTGACGAGGCGCAGCTGATTGAGACCAAAGAGACATTTGAGGAGTTAAGACTCCTTCTGAACTTTCAGCTTAACGACCGCTTCCTCCTGACTCTAATACTCATCGGTCAGCCGGAGTTAAAACAGATTGTGAATTCGATACCTCAGTTCGAGCAGCGGGTGGCTATAAAGTATCACCTTCAGAACCTCTCTTATGAGGAGATGGTAAAGTATATTGAATTTCGTCTGAAGAGGGCGGGTTTAAACAGAAACGTCTTCACTATCGAGTCTATGGAAAAGATCTTCAATTACTCCGGCGGAACACCAAGAAAGATAAACAATATCTGCGATATGGGTCTGCTTGTGGGATGGAACATGAAGAGTAAATATGTGGATTCATCCATTATTAGTAATTTATTAAGTGAGAATAAAAATTGGTAAAAATATCAGATATCATAAGGGGTCAGGATATCTTTGAAGATAAAAAGCAGAAGGGCGGGTTAAACAGTCAGGGTAAAGATGTTGCAATCAGCGATATTCTCACTCCCGACGATATTCTAGGCGAGAAGATCTCGCAGTATTTGAGAGCCCCGACGGAAGTCGAAAAGAAGGAAGCGCTTCTAATCTTGTCGGAGCTTAACGAGCTTCTCGACAATATGTTTTCTTCCATGCGAAAAGGCGAAAAATTTGATATTATTCCGCTAAGCCTGCACGCCAAGAGATTGGTAAACTCCATTGATAAATACCAGAATATCTTCATGGCCCAGATGTATAACAGCTATGATTACACAAATCTTTCTTATAACTCCCTCTGGACGACGATTATCGCGATAAAGATCGGAAGGAGGATCGGGATGAGCGGGGCGGAGCTCAATGAGCTTGCACTGGCCGGACTTACCCACGATGTGGGTCTGGGTCTGATACCCGAAGATATTTTAAGTAATGAAAAGGAGCTCTTAAGGAGCGAGGTGAGGGAGATAGAGTCCCATCCGGATAAGGGGAGCGAGTTTCTCAAGAAGTTCGGAAACGGGTATCAGCACCTGTCCTTGATCGCCCTTCAGGAGCATGAGAGGGAGGACGGTTCCGGCTATCCCAAGGGATTGACCGGAAAAGATATTCATCAACATGCAAAGATAATCGGCCTCGCGGACACTTACGAGGCGATGACCCAGGACAGACCTTACAGGAAGCGGATCTTGCCCCTTTACGTTATGAAGGACATCGTCGAGAATATGAAGGGTAAATACAACAGCGAAATAATTAAGGCGCTCCTTGAGGAGGTAACCCTTTTCCCCGTAGGCAGTTATGTAAGACTCAACAGTAAAGAAGTCGGGAGGGTAATCGCGGGAACGGGGGAAACGCATTTTCGGCAGATTGTGCAGATACTTTACGACAGCGACGGTAAAAAACTTAAAACCCCGAAGATCGTTAATCTTATGGAGGCCCATCTTATACATATTGTAGAGCCCGTCGACGAAAATCAGTTGGAGGGTTAATAGAGCTAAATGAAATCATATATAAAAAGAAAAAGTTTTACAGAGATATTTTGTAAGATCGGAATCATTTGTTCTTCCGTATTGCTTGTTTTTTCGGCCGCCGTGTCGTGTACGCCGATGGGAAGCACGTCTGCCGGCCCCGTTCACTCGTTGCCGACGGAGGCGAGCCGTTACGAACACAGGGTTCAGCCCGGGGATTTTATCGATATAAACCTCTGGGAGGAGGGGGAGCTGAAGGAGTACAAGGTTCAGGTCACAAAGAGGGGAACGATAAGCTTTTTGTTCTTCGAGGACATCAACGTGTTGGGAATGACAAATAAGGAGCTGGACAAGCACCTGACACAGGTCCTGTTGGAATATTACGTTTCTCCCATGCTTACTGTAAAGATAAGGGAAGTTGTGTACCTCTTGGGGGAGGCCAAAAACCCGGGGGCATATACCTTTGAAGACGGCTTGACCCTCGCCGCAATACTCGCTTCGGCGGGTGGGCCGACAAAGGACGCAAAGCTTAAGAATGTCCTGGTGATCAGGGGTTACAACAAAGACCCGGAGGTGGTTGTTGCGAATTTCAGAAAGATGTTGAAAAAGGGCGACCTGACCCAGAACATCTATCTTAAGGGCGGAGACATCATCTTTCTGCCTTCCACAACGATCGCAAACGTCAACTATTTTGTAAGGCAGATTATGCCCATACTTGAATTCTTGATGTTTCCGACAAGAGTTGTATTTCCTTAAAGACTACGAAAAGGGAATTTTTTATGGCTCAATATGAGATACAACTGAAAGACCTGATCAGGATAGTAAGAAAGCGCAAGAACATAATTATTTTTTCGACCGTTACCCTTTCCGTCCTGAGCTTTTTATTTGCCTTGATTCAATCGCCCCCTCCCATGTACAAGGCGGTGGCGAAGGTTAAATACGACAGCAGTCGGTCTCTTGTAGGGATGATGCCCAGCTTCTACTACTCGCCTTACAGCAATATCAAGTCTCAAACGAAGATCATTACCAGTTTCCCTGTATTAAAGGAGGCCGCAAAAGAGGTCGGACTTATAAGTATTGGGGATATGAGCGAGGAACAGGAAAATGACACGATCCTGCACTCCAAGGAGCATATGAGCAATATCTCCATGATCGAGGCGGCAGTGAAGGCCGAGCCGGAAGAGGGCACGGATATAATAAATATTACTGTAATATACAAAGATCCGGTTATGGCCGCCGATATTGCAAATGCCCTGGCCAAAAGCTACAAAGAGTACAATATAAAGTTAAAAAATGAGCAAACCATCAAGACAAAGGAGTTCATCGAGAAACAGTTGAAAGAGCTTTCAAGAAGATTAAATAAGGCCGAAGATGAGCTGAAGGATTTTCAAAACAAAAAGGAAATCGTTTCTCTGGACAGTCAGGCCTTGATGGATTTGAAAGCTCTCGATGACCTCCAAAGGAAACATGAGGCCCTTAATCGTGAAAACCAGACCCTGGTCTATTACAGGAGTAATCTCTCGTCGAAGGGCTCATCGGGGAACATGTTTCAGCTCAGAGAAATTGACAGGGACAGCACCCTCAACAGGTATAATCTGGAGCTTCAGGAGCTTCTGATAGAGCGGGACAAGTATCTCACGACGTACACGGAGCGTCACCCGAAGGTCGTGGACGTAAACAATAAAATCTCAAAATTGAGAGGCTCGATCCGTTCGGATATTTATGCAAGGATAGAGACGAACAAGAAGGACATGGAGATACTGAAGAAGGATATCGAAAAGTATAAAGAGAAGACAGCGGAATATCCGAACGACAGCCTGACCCTCGTCAGGCTCGAGAGGGAGGTGGAGCTTCAGAGCGGTCTCTTTTCCGAGCTGAATTCAAAATACCAGGAGATTCTAATCCAGGAATCCGGCAAGATTGTGGAGGTATCCGAGGTGACGCCGGCCCTTGTCAATGAAAAGAGGGTCAATCCACCGAAGATCGGATCCTCGTTTTTTATGGGCCTTTTTATCGGATTGTTTCTCGGCATCTTTTTCGCGATCGTAAGAGAAAACATGGACACCTCCATAGGGACCATCGAAGATGTTGAGAGCTATCTTGAGATTCCGGTTCTCGGGGTCATTCCGTATGTTGCATCGATTAAGGGCGTTCCGGGGGAAGAGGAGGCAAAAGAAAAGGAGGGGGATTCGGAGCCCCCGCTCGTCTTTTTAATGAACCCGAAGTCCCAGGTTGTGGAGGCGTACAGGAGTCTTCGCACGAACATCCTCTTTATTAATCAGGAAAAGGGGACGAAAACATTCATGGTGACAAGCTCCTCCCTCCAGGAGGGGAAAACGATAAACTGCATCAATATTGCCGTCACCCTTGCCCAGGGTGGGTATCGTACCCTTTTGGTCGAGGCGGACATGCGCCGGGGCACCATAGGCAAGATCTTTGGAATAGAGAAGTCCCCGGGGTTGTCGGACATCATCCTTTCCAGCCGGAACTGGAAGGAAGTGAAAAGGGACATCAACGATATACTGCTGGGCGGCATCGATATGGACGTTCTTATAAAATCTCCCGAGCTGTCGAATTTCAACATAATTACTTCAGGGACCTTCCCCATCAATCCATCGGAACTGATCAACTCCCAGCAGATGTCCAAGTTCATAGAAGAGGTAAAGGAAAGCTACGACTTTGTGATTTTCGATTCTACTCCGGTGCTCCCCGTGACGGATGCGGTCCTCCTGAGCCAAAAGATCGAAGGAGTCATCTTGCTCTACGAGGTGGGCAAGATCGCAAGGGGCGTTCTCAAGCGCTCCAAACTGCATCTGGAGGCGGTCAAAGCGAATGTGGTAGGGGTGATCTTAAACGGCGTGAGGCCGGAATACGGCCCGGATTATTACGAATATCACTATCAGTACTATTACAGCGAAGAGAAAGAGAGCCCCAAGCCGAAAGATCTTGCGGCCTTGAAGGAGATGATTACAAAGGAGAACATGATGTATCTTTTGAACTCCGCAAAAAATGGGATCTCAAATCTCTTCAAGAGGAAAACGAAATAGCTCCCCAAAAAACCCATCGCCCAAATGGGTCCTGTCATGAAAGCGCCTAAAATGGACAATTCAACGGGGGAATTGAACACTCCCACGATATTGTTGTTCGGGGTAATGATTTTTTTCATCGCTATCCTGGCGTTTTTTCTCTCCGGCCAGATTGAGCTCAAGATGATGATTCTGCTCCTCGGGATCATCTCTTCGGCGATATGTTTCTTCAACACGGAGATGGCTCTCTATTTGATAATCTTCGCGATGCTCTTTTCGCCGGAGTTTTCAGTGGGAGGGGGACTCGAAGAGGAGCGAAGCCTCGTAATCAGGATTGAGGACGTGGTTATAGTAATAGTATTCCTTTCATGGATACTCAAAACCACAATATATAAGGGGCTCGGACTTATAGTCAAGACCCCCCTCAACAACTCGATACTGATCTACATTTTCGCCACCCTCTTCTCTACCCTTTGGGGGTCGCTGGTCGGAGAGGTCAGCCTCCTCTCGGGCCTCCTCTATGTATTCAAATATATGGAATACTTCCTCGTCTTTTTTCTGTTCGTCAGCAGTTTAGAGGACAAAAGCCAAATACAGCGTTTCATAGTGGTGGCGTTTATTGTCGCGATATTTACCGCCCTTTACGCAATGATCCAGATCCCCCAGGGGGTGAGGGTGAGCGCCCCGTTCGAGGGGACATCGGGAGAGCCGAACACCCTTGGAGGCTATCTGATTCTTATTATCTCCGTCTCGGCCGGGCTTTTAATGACACTTGAGGACAGGAAGATCAAGAGGTATCTCATCGGCGTGATCGCCCTCCTCTCGGTCCCCTTTATCTTCACCCTGTCACGAAGCTCGTATATCGCGGTGATACCGATGTTTGTAACCCTGTTTTTCTTTTCAAAGAAGAAGGTCATCCTTGCCGCTCTTCTGTTGGTCTTTTTGGTGTTTTCGCCCTTTGTACTCCCGGAAAAGGTCAAGGGACGGGTGACCGAGACCTTCGTCCCTTATCCCGGTTATGAGGGCACCGAGACCCTTCTGGGCAAAGGGCTGGATCCTTCTACATCCGCCAGGATCACTTCCTTTAGGTATGCAATTTCAAAATGGGCGGAAAAACCGCTCTTGGGCTGGGGCGTTACGGGGGTCGGGATAATCGACAGCATGTATTTCAGGGTACTGGCGGAGACGGGCCTTTTGGGGATTACCGCCTTTTTTTACCTGATCTATAGGATAATAGTCTTTCTCTACTTCACATTCAAGGAGGCTCAGGACAAGTTTCTCAAGGGCCTTTCATTTGGGATGCTCTTGGCAACGCTGGCCCTTCTCGCCCATTCCATAGGGGCTGCGACCTTCATTATCGTCAGGATCATGGAGCCGTTCTGGTTCTTTATGGCGACGATCTTTCTGCTGTCAAAGATCGAGAAGTCCAAAGATGAGATTACTGTCAAGGAAAAGCGGTGAAGATTGCGTACTTCCTCAAGAGCCTCCCTGAAAAATCAACCACATTCATTTGCACGGAGATAGAGTTTTTGAGGAAGAGGGGCGATGATGTCTACATCTTTCCCATATGGGATATGGACAGCTCGAACGTCCCAAGCTCCATTGCCGAGCTGGGCGATTACAATTACAGGCGGTTTTCCCTCTTGTATCCTGGCTGGATTTTTGCCGCCGTCCTTTTTCTTTTCCTCAAGCCGAAGGTTGTCCTCGGCCTTTTCTCTGAATATCGTAAGCTCTACGGGATAAGGTTCGTTTTTAAATCGCTGGAGGCGGCTCTTGTTCTGAAGACCATCGGTATAAAGCGCATCCACGCCCATATGTTGTCCATATCAGTAACGAGGGCCCGGATCGCCTCGATACTCGTAGACACCCCCTACACCTTTACGGCCCACGGCTCCGACCTCCTTCTACTTTCCCCCAAAGACTCCGCCGAGCTATTGAGGGGTGCCGAGGGCGTAATAACGCCGACAGAATACAACAGGAAGAAGATCGTGGAGATTGCGGGAAATCAAGCGGGGGAGTCGGTAAAGGTGATACCGTACGGCGTGGACACGGACTTCTTTTCTCCCCACCAAGGAGGAAGGAACAAAAAAGGGGTCGTCGATATAGTCATTGTGGGGAGACTGCACCCTGTTAAGGGGCACCCCTATCTGTTGGAGGCGTTGAGCATCCTCAAAAAGAGGGGGGTCAAATTTCATTTGACCGTTGTGGGTGAAGGGGAAGAGAGGGGGAACCTGGAAAGACTGGCAGATGATCTGGACCTTGTGAAATTCGTCACCTTTGCGGGGAGCCTATACGGGAGACCGCTTAGGGATCGACTGAGGGGTTCCGATATATTCGTGCTTTCGAGCCTGTCGGAAGGGCTTCCCGTCTCGATGCTCGAGGCGATGTCGGTGGGTCTCACCGTCGTGGTGCCAGAGATTACGGGTATAACGGAGGTGATAATTCCTCAAGGAAGGGGAGGGGGCAGGGGAAACGGTATCATCTTTGAGGCGAAGAATCCCGAAGACCTCGCCCAAAAGCTTGAACCGGCGATCAGGGATCGGGACTTGAGGGATAGGCTCGGCCGGGCGGCGAGAGAGACGGTGATTCTCAAATGCTCGCATGACGCCGCGTACCGGAAAATCGCGGAGGTTATCGAGGGGAGTGCGCGGTAGTCTTTCGCGAAACCTGTCGATATATTCTTTATCGAGGTTGATTTTCCCTGGACAGTGTGTGAAGATTTAATTGATGGCTGGGATTTCAAATTCCCTTTTTTTGAGGTGTTTTGTTGAGGCATGTCCTTTTTCTGTCGTATAACTTCCCGCCGATGGGCGGGGGCGGAGTCCAGAGGACGGTCAAGTTCGTCAAGTACCTCCCCGAGTTCGGGTGGGAAGGGCTGGTTATTGCCGCGGACGACAAGAACTACTGGGCCCGGGACGAGACGCTCCACGAAGATATACCGGAATCTACGATTGTAAGGCGGTCTTCGCCCTTGAGGCCCGGATTTTTCATCTCCGCCCTCGAAAGGATCACCTCGAGGGGATTTGCCCAGGGATTGATGGAAAACGTCTTCATCCCGGACGACAAGATTTTCTGGGCGTTATCGATACTATTCGGCGCTCTTCGGATGGTCAAAAAACATGACATCCGGTTGATCTATTCCACATCGCCACCCCACAGCACCCATCTTGCGGCCCTCCTGTTGAAGAGAATTACCCGGCTCCCCTGGGTCTCCGACTTCAGGGATCCGTGGACTAAGAATTATCTCTACAAACCCTCCAACGGATGGATCGAGTCGATCAATCGAATGATGGAGAGGGCGGTGATGAGGGACGCCGATCGTACGATATGCATCACCGAGAGGGCAAAGGAGAGTTACGGGGAGCTCCCTTGGGTTGATCCAGATCGCCTCGTCACGATATATAACGGCTATGACCCGGATGACTTCGGCGGAGACGGCGCCCGGGAGGTGGATTCAGACAAATTAATCATCACGCACTCCGGCTCCATTTACGGCGGAAATTACCCGAAGGATTTCTTTTTGGCGGTAAGGCGCATCCTAAGGGAAGAGCCATCTCTCAGGGAGAGGCTGCTCTTCAGGTTTGTGGGGGTGATGGATAAGGAGATAGAAGCGGAGATCAGGAGCTTCCTCGGCGATAATGTCCAATTTCTGGGGTACCTGACCCACCGCGAGGCTGTCGATGTCGTCACCCGATCGGACTGCAACCTTGTGGTGGTGACGGCCGATGAGAAAGCCTCGTATCACGTCACAGGGAAGCTCTTCGAATATATGGCGGCGGGGCGTCCCATCCTGGCCGTCGTTCCCCCCGGTGAGGCCGCTGACCTCGTGAGGTCGACGGAAACGGGGATTGTAATCAGCGAGGACAACCCTGAAGCCCTCCGCCGCAAGTTCAGAGGGGCGATTGAGGAGATAGCCGAGATGAAGGGTAAGGGCACTTTTTCGCCGAATATCGAGGCCGTCAGGCGTTT
The nucleotide sequence above comes from Candidatus Zymogenus saltonus. Encoded proteins:
- a CDS encoding glycosyltransferase family 4 protein, translating into MRHVLFLSYNFPPMGGGGVQRTVKFVKYLPEFGWEGLVIAADDKNYWARDETLHEDIPESTIVRRSSPLRPGFFISALERITSRGFAQGLMENVFIPDDKIFWALSILFGALRMVKKHDIRLIYSTSPPHSTHLAALLLKRITRLPWVSDFRDPWTKNYLYKPSNGWIESINRMMERAVMRDADRTICITERAKESYGELPWVDPDRLVTIYNGYDPDDFGGDGAREVDSDKLIITHSGSIYGGNYPKDFFLAVRRILREEPSLRERLLFRFVGVMDKEIEAEIRSFLGDNVQFLGYLTHREAVDVVTRSDCNLVVVTADEKASYHVTGKLFEYMAAGRPILAVVPPGEAADLVRSTETGIVISEDNPEALRRKFRGAIEEIAEMKGKGTFSPNIEAVRRFERRRQAERLAGIFDQLTAETGKR
- a CDS encoding AAA family ATPase, with product MYKSYWGLIDAPFENVPDPSFLYESPQHKEALSRMLYGISRRKGCVMLTGEIGSGKTTLSRTLIQRLPRENFEVALIENPKLTPLLFIQEIIYQFTGENVDQKKTNMLHHLNRILYKNVSDDKESVIVIDEAQLIETKETFEELRLLLNFQLNDRFLLTLILIGQPELKQIVNSIPQFEQRVAIKYHLQNLSYEEMVKYIEFRLKRAGLNRNVFTIESMEKIFNYSGGTPRKINNICDMGLLVGWNMKSKYVDSSIISNLLSENKNW
- a CDS encoding HD domain-containing protein — translated: MVKISDIIRGQDIFEDKKQKGGLNSQGKDVAISDILTPDDILGEKISQYLRAPTEVEKKEALLILSELNELLDNMFSSMRKGEKFDIIPLSLHAKRLVNSIDKYQNIFMAQMYNSYDYTNLSYNSLWTTIIAIKIGRRIGMSGAELNELALAGLTHDVGLGLIPEDILSNEKELLRSEVREIESHPDKGSEFLKKFGNGYQHLSLIALQEHEREDGSGYPKGLTGKDIHQHAKIIGLADTYEAMTQDRPYRKRILPLYVMKDIVENMKGKYNSEIIKALLEEVTLFPVGSYVRLNSKEVGRVIAGTGETHFRQIVQILYDSDGKKLKTPKIVNLMEAHLIHIVEPVDENQLEG
- a CDS encoding glycosyltransferase, yielding MKIAYFLKSLPEKSTTFICTEIEFLRKRGDDVYIFPIWDMDSSNVPSSIAELGDYNYRRFSLLYPGWIFAAVLFLFLKPKVVLGLFSEYRKLYGIRFVFKSLEAALVLKTIGIKRIHAHMLSISVTRARIASILVDTPYTFTAHGSDLLLLSPKDSAELLRGAEGVITPTEYNRKKIVEIAGNQAGESVKVIPYGVDTDFFSPHQGGRNKKGVVDIVIVGRLHPVKGHPYLLEALSILKKRGVKFHLTVVGEGEERGNLERLADDLDLVKFVTFAGSLYGRPLRDRLRGSDIFVLSSLSEGLPVSMLEAMSVGLTVVVPEITGITEVIIPQGRGGGRGNGIIFEAKNPEDLAQKLEPAIRDRDLRDRLGRAARETVILKCSHDAAYRKIAEVIEGSAR
- a CDS encoding polysaccharide export protein, with the translated sequence MGSTSAGPVHSLPTEASRYEHRVQPGDFIDINLWEEGELKEYKVQVTKRGTISFLFFEDINVLGMTNKELDKHLTQVLLEYYVSPMLTVKIREVVYLLGEAKNPGAYTFEDGLTLAAILASAGGPTKDAKLKNVLVIRGYNKDPEVVVANFRKMLKKGDLTQNIYLKGGDIIFLPSTTIANVNYFVRQIMPILEFLMFPTRVVFP
- a CDS encoding polysaccharide biosynthesis tyrosine autokinase, producing MAQYEIQLKDLIRIVRKRKNIIIFSTVTLSVLSFLFALIQSPPPMYKAVAKVKYDSSRSLVGMMPSFYYSPYSNIKSQTKIITSFPVLKEAAKEVGLISIGDMSEEQENDTILHSKEHMSNISMIEAAVKAEPEEGTDIINITVIYKDPVMAADIANALAKSYKEYNIKLKNEQTIKTKEFIEKQLKELSRRLNKAEDELKDFQNKKEIVSLDSQALMDLKALDDLQRKHEALNRENQTLVYYRSNLSSKGSSGNMFQLREIDRDSTLNRYNLELQELLIERDKYLTTYTERHPKVVDVNNKISKLRGSIRSDIYARIETNKKDMEILKKDIEKYKEKTAEYPNDSLTLVRLEREVELQSGLFSELNSKYQEILIQESGKIVEVSEVTPALVNEKRVNPPKIGSSFFMGLFIGLFLGIFFAIVRENMDTSIGTIEDVESYLEIPVLGVIPYVASIKGVPGEEEAKEKEGDSEPPLVFLMNPKSQVVEAYRSLRTNILFINQEKGTKTFMVTSSSLQEGKTINCINIAVTLAQGGYRTLLVEADMRRGTIGKIFGIEKSPGLSDIILSSRNWKEVKRDINDILLGGIDMDVLIKSPELSNFNIITSGTFPINPSELINSQQMSKFIEEVKESYDFVIFDSTPVLPVTDAVLLSQKIEGVILLYEVGKIARGVLKRSKLHLEAVKANVVGVILNGVRPEYGPDYYEYHYQYYYSEEKESPKPKDLAALKEMITKENMMYLLNSAKNGISNLFKRKTK
- a CDS encoding O-antigen ligase family protein; translation: MKAPKMDNSTGELNTPTILLFGVMIFFIAILAFFLSGQIELKMMILLLGIISSAICFFNTEMALYLIIFAMLFSPEFSVGGGLEEERSLVIRIEDVVIVIVFLSWILKTTIYKGLGLIVKTPLNNSILIYIFATLFSTLWGSLVGEVSLLSGLLYVFKYMEYFLVFFLFVSSLEDKSQIQRFIVVAFIVAIFTALYAMIQIPQGVRVSAPFEGTSGEPNTLGGYLILIISVSAGLLMTLEDRKIKRYLIGVIALLSVPFIFTLSRSSYIAVIPMFVTLFFFSKKKVILAALLLVFLVFSPFVLPEKVKGRVTETFVPYPGYEGTETLLGKGLDPSTSARITSFRYAISKWAEKPLLGWGVTGVGIIDSMYFRVLAETGLLGITAFFYLIYRIIVFLYFTFKEAQDKFLKGLSFGMLLATLALLAHSIGAATFIIVRIMEPFWFFMATIFLLSKIEKSKDEITVKEKR